One genomic region from Verrucomicrobiota bacterium encodes:
- a CDS encoding L,D-transpeptidase, giving the protein MSGPVKLPLPAGDGGVASPRLWLPGDFFHTVRRCGLQFTRDVLWVRVRRQLLLHGSPLRFNNRAHRDRRFPDYVPLAKRFRVSTSRFGIGQVADSNRTPLGLHRIAQKIGGGWPVGTVFKGRKPVGFTWKGLPLAPITTRILWLEGLEPGFNRGGNVDSFARYIYIHGTGDEPSLGRPASHGCIHLAADDLMPLFDELPVGTLVWISRE; this is encoded by the coding sequence ATGAGCGGCCCGGTGAAGCTTCCGCTGCCCGCGGGCGATGGCGGGGTTGCTTCTCCGCGCCTCTGGCTGCCGGGCGATTTCTTCCACACCGTCCGCCGGTGTGGATTGCAGTTCACCCGTGATGTGCTGTGGGTCCGTGTCCGGCGGCAGCTCCTGCTGCATGGCTCGCCGCTGCGTTTCAACAACCGCGCGCACCGTGACCGGCGGTTTCCCGATTACGTCCCGCTCGCGAAGCGATTCCGCGTTTCCACCTCGCGGTTCGGCATCGGCCAGGTTGCGGACTCGAACCGCACGCCGCTCGGCTTGCATCGCATCGCGCAGAAAATCGGCGGCGGCTGGCCCGTCGGCACCGTCTTCAAGGGCCGCAAGCCCGTCGGTTTCACCTGGAAGGGACTGCCCCTCGCGCCCATCACCACGCGCATCCTGTGGCTCGAGGGGCTTGAGCCGGGCTTCAACCGTGGCGGCAACGTGGATTCGTTCGCGCGCTACATTTACATCCACGGCACCGGGGACGAACCGAGCCTGGGCCGGCCCGCCTCGCATGGCTGCATCCATCTCGCAGCGGACGACCTCATGCCGTTGTTCGACGAACTCCCCGTCGGCACGCTCGTCTGGATCAGCCGCGAATGA